The following coding sequences are from one Triticum dicoccoides isolate Atlit2015 ecotype Zavitan chromosome 4A, WEW_v2.0, whole genome shotgun sequence window:
- the LOC119289680 gene encoding F-box/LRR-repeat/kelch-repeat protein At2g27520-like has protein sequence MPKSSGVTVFDDLPEWLVVDEILVRLPAKDVLRCRAVRKSWRGGTSTNAFILNHHRHQPSLPIIRNTEGIYRHVGSPTDQKIQRVLRHADPFTNEMTVCHAACDGLLILEKQSNFYICNPTTRKCASLPHPPEWSRTSAISVVGFYRLHTSGEHRVLWVSYSKQVSYLVFIGAAVSTELPDYFVLTVGSDQPRCIQWSIVSKHGYPSTLSHISPPVHNRACLHWATGFSITVFDTVAETFWQMSRPAQLGDKVSLLVMGGSLALCCTTNDCVNLDVWVLQDYDAETWGFQYRFNLSAMEALPPFKFDFNTLPRMAVINERELLIEQCVGRLLHCDIDGVFLGYVGTKEPGKHFMLTMQRLQESMISVPLFEAQEEDAVNKEPPFVMVL, from the coding sequence ATGCCGAAAAGCAGCGGCGTGACCGTGTTCGACGACCTGCCCGAGTGGCTTGTCGTTGACGAGATCCTTGTCCGGCTGCCGGCCAAGGATGTACTCCGCTGCCGTGCCGTCCGCAAGTCGTGGCGCGGCGGCACTTCCACCAACGCGTTCATCCTCAACCACCACCGCCACCAGCCCTCGCTCCCCATCATCCGAAACACGGAGGGCATCTATCGCCATGTCGGATCCCCTACTGATCAAAAGATACAGCGTGTCCTCCGGCACGCAGATCCCTTTACAAACGAGATGACTGTATGTCATGCTGCTTGTGATGGCCTCCTCATCCTGGAGAAGCAATCCAATTTCTACATCTGCAACCCTACCACCCGCAAGTGTGCTTCCCTGCCACATCCTCCAGAATGGTCACGCACCAGCGCCATCAGCGTAGTCGGCTTCTACCGGCTCCACACATCTGGAGAACACCGTGTTCTCTGGGTGTCATACTCAAAACAAGTGTCGTACTTGGTATTCATTGGGGCTGCCGTCTCAACTGAGTTGCCTGATTACTTCGTACTCACAGTGGGATCGGACCAGCCAAGATGCATCCAATGGTCGATAGTTTCAAAACATGGATATCCATCTACCCTGTCCCACATTTCTCCACCAGTGCATAATCGTGCTTGCCTGCATTGGGCAACAGGCTTCAGCATAACGGTATTTGACACCGTAGCCGAGACATTCTGGCAGATGAGCCGCCCAGCACAGTTGGGTGATAAGGTGTCATTGTTGGTTATGGGCGGTTCCCTTGCCTTGTGCTGCACCACCAATGACTGTGTCAATTTAGATGTTTGGGTGTTGCAGGACTATGATGCTGAGACCTGGGGCTTTCAGTACCGGTTTAACTTGTCAGCAATGGAGGCATTGCCACCGTTTAAGTTTGACTTCAATACTCTCCCTAGGATGGCTGTGATCAATGAGCGTGAGTTGTTGATCGAGCAGTGTGTTGGCCGTCTGTTGCATTGCGACATTGATGGTGTGTTTTTAGGATATGTGGGAACCAAAGAGCCTGGGAAGCACTTTATGCTAACTATGCAGCGCCTCCAAGAGAGCATGATTTCAGTCCCATTGTTTGAGGCGCAGGAAGAAGATGCTGTGAACAAGGAGCCTCCATTCGTCATGGTGCTATAA